A single window of uncultured Methanospirillum sp. DNA harbors:
- a CDS encoding chemotaxis protein CheW — translation MSEYEQVSSKNIHGVKTETKEEIQIVEFLLGKDKFALNLFDVKEIVEYTRITPVPESGQYIKGIIDLRGDITTIIDLKSKLGIVSSRDDLKRSRNIVIDSSVTNSKSGILVDDIATVLSITESEIDKKVCDKNGSSFILGVIRHKQGDKESDNGELVIWIDVPGLLRDMGQ, via the coding sequence ATGAGTGAGTATGAACAGGTATCCTCTAAAAATATCCATGGAGTTAAAACAGAAACAAAAGAAGAGATCCAGATTGTTGAGTTCCTTCTTGGAAAGGATAAATTTGCACTCAACCTTTTTGATGTAAAGGAGATTGTTGAATATACCCGGATTACACCAGTTCCAGAAAGTGGTCAGTACATCAAGGGAATTATTGATTTAAGAGGAGATATTACCACAATAATAGATCTCAAATCAAAATTGGGAATCGTATCATCTAGAGATGATCTTAAACGGTCCAGGAATATCGTAATAGATAGTTCAGTGACAAATAGCAAGAGCGGAATCCTTGTTGATGATATAGCAACCGTTCTTTCAATCACAGAATCAGAGATCGATAAAAAAGTATGCGATAAAAACGGATCATCGTTCATCCTTGGAGTCATACGACATAAACAGGGAGATAAGGAATCTGATAATGGTGAACTGGTAATATGGATCGATGTCCCAGGTCTTTTGAGGGATATGGGTCAGTAG